One Pyrus communis chromosome 13, drPyrComm1.1, whole genome shotgun sequence genomic window carries:
- the LOC137713994 gene encoding probable WRKY transcription factor 29: protein MENWDLQAVVRGCNTDIDEVMEESQIPYFFAPLSLQEDDELFQAYFPQAFEATTTLDELEELYKPFYAVNQITSPPTILASSISVPQEVITEAPKLIKNMKESAPICKRISRKNQNKRVVKEVKAEDLFSDVWAWRKYGQKPIKGSPHPRSYYRCSSSKGCSARKQVERSCSNPETFIITYTAEHNHVHPTRRNSLAGSTRSKFPSSKNKDKCSSCSNSLATPNLAASIEDDREFVESADINIVKEEAKLLEEDEISNENVVLGTMVSDEIFPSLEDLDRKLEPVMDGWFSDQFLDNFPSPWFNINGHSNTVTGAC from the exons ATGGAGAACTGGGATTTGCAAGCTGTGGTAAGAGGGTGCAATACCGATATTGATGAAGTCATGGAGGAATCCCAGATACCATATTTCTTTGCTCCTTTAAGCCTTCAGGAAGACGACGAGctttttcaagcttattttcctCAGGCCTTTGAAGCCACAACTACTTTAGATGAATTGGAGGAGCTTTACAAGCCTTTTTACGCAGTTAATCAAATTACATCCCCACCAACTATTCTTGCCTCCTCCATATCTGTTCCCCAAGAAGTCATCACAGAAGCACCCAAGCTGATAAAAAACATGAAGGAATCAGCACCTATTTGTAAAAGAATAAG CAGGAAGAATCAGAACAAAAGGGTTGTGAAAGAGGTTAAAGCAGAAGATCTCTTTTCGGATGTGTGGGCGTGGCGTAAGTATGGGCAAAAACCCATCAAGGGATCGCCACATCCGAGGAGCTATTACAGATGCAGCAGCTCAAAAGGATGTTCAGCGAGAAAACAAGTAGAAAGGAGCTGTTCCAATCCTGAAACGTTCATCATAACCTATACTGCAGAACACAACCATGTTCATCCAACTCGTCGAAACTCTCTTGCTGGCAGCACCAGAAGCAAGTTCCCTTCATCTAAAAACAAGGACAAATGTAGTAGTTGTTCGAATTCTCTGGCTACGCCTAATCTTGCCGCATCCATTGAAGATGACCGTGAGTTTGTGGAAAGCGCGGATATTAATATCGTAAAAGAGGAAGCGAAATTGTTGGAAGAGGATGAAATTAGTAATGAAAATGTCGTGTTGGGTACTATGGTGAGTGATGAAATATTCCCAAGCTTAGAGGATTTGGATAGAAAGTTGGAACCAGTCATGGATGGTTGGTTTTCGGATcaatttttggacaattttccAAGTCCTTGGTTCAATATTAATGGTCACTCTAATACTGTAACCGGTGCTTGCTGA